One Mycobacterium marseillense DNA window includes the following coding sequences:
- the arc gene encoding proteasome ATPase: MGSSDRSEAFGTSHESDMSSGDEAELEQLRREASMLREQLEHAVGTQGGARSARDVHQLEARIDSLASRNSKLMETLKEARQQLLALREEVDRLGQPPSGYGVLLGTHEDDTVDVFTSGRKMRLTCSPNIEVAVLRKGQTVRLNEALTVVEAGTFESVGEISTLRELLADGHRALVVGHADEERIVWLAEPLVAENLPDGHPDALNDDTRPRKLRPGDSLLVDTKAGYAFERIPKAEVEDLVLEEVPDVSYLDIGGLTRQIEQIRDAVELPFLHKELYREYALRPPKGVLLYGPPGCGKTLIAKAVANSLAKKMAEVRGDDAREAKSYFLNIKGPELLNKFVGETERHIRLIFQRAREKASEGTPVIVFFDEMDSIFRTRGTGVSSDVETTVVPQLLSEIDGVEGLENVIVIGASNREDMIDPAILRPGRLDVKIKIERPDAEAAQDIFSKYLTEALPLHADDLAEFGGDRTTCIKAMIEKVVERMYAEIDDNRFLEVTYANGDKEVMYFKDFNSGAMIQNVVDRAKKNAIKSVLETGQPGLRIQHLLDSIVDEFAENEDLPNTTNPDDWARISGKKGERIVYIRTLVTGKSSSASRAIDTESNLGQYL, from the coding sequence ATGGGTAGCTCAGATCGTTCTGAAGCTTTCGGAACGTCCCACGAATCAGACATGTCCAGCGGCGACGAGGCCGAGTTGGAGCAGCTGCGCCGCGAGGCGTCGATGCTGCGCGAGCAACTCGAGCACGCGGTCGGCACGCAAGGCGGCGCCCGCTCCGCGCGCGATGTGCATCAGCTCGAAGCGCGCATCGATTCCCTCGCGTCCCGGAACTCGAAGTTGATGGAGACCCTCAAAGAGGCCCGCCAGCAACTGCTGGCGCTGCGCGAGGAAGTCGACCGGCTGGGGCAGCCGCCCAGCGGTTACGGCGTCCTGCTCGGCACGCACGAAGACGACACCGTCGACGTGTTCACGTCCGGCCGCAAGATGCGCCTGACGTGCTCGCCGAACATCGAAGTCGCGGTGCTGCGCAAGGGCCAGACGGTTCGCCTCAACGAGGCCCTGACCGTCGTGGAAGCGGGCACGTTCGAGTCGGTCGGCGAGATCTCCACGCTGCGTGAGCTCTTGGCCGATGGACACCGCGCACTCGTTGTCGGTCACGCCGACGAGGAACGCATCGTCTGGCTCGCCGAGCCACTGGTCGCCGAGAACCTGCCGGACGGCCATCCCGACGCTCTCAACGACGACACCCGGCCCCGCAAGCTGCGGCCCGGCGACTCGTTGCTGGTCGACACCAAGGCCGGCTACGCGTTTGAGCGCATCCCCAAGGCCGAGGTCGAGGACCTCGTGCTGGAAGAGGTGCCCGACGTCAGCTACCTGGACATCGGTGGCCTGACCCGCCAGATCGAGCAGATCCGCGATGCCGTGGAGCTGCCGTTCCTGCACAAGGAGCTGTACCGGGAGTACGCGCTGCGTCCGCCCAAAGGTGTGCTGCTCTACGGTCCGCCCGGGTGCGGTAAGACGCTGATCGCCAAGGCGGTGGCGAACTCGTTGGCCAAGAAGATGGCCGAGGTCCGCGGCGACGACGCCCGCGAGGCCAAGTCGTACTTCTTGAACATCAAGGGCCCCGAGCTGCTGAACAAGTTCGTCGGCGAGACCGAGCGTCACATCCGGCTGATCTTCCAGCGCGCCCGCGAGAAGGCGTCGGAAGGCACACCGGTGATCGTGTTCTTCGACGAGATGGACTCGATCTTCCGCACCCGTGGCACCGGGGTGTCCTCGGACGTCGAGACGACCGTGGTCCCGCAGCTGCTCAGTGAGATCGACGGTGTGGAGGGACTCGAGAACGTCATCGTGATCGGCGCCTCCAACCGCGAGGACATGATCGACCCCGCCATCTTGCGGCCCGGGCGCCTCGACGTGAAGATCAAGATTGAGCGCCCGGATGCCGAAGCGGCGCAAGACATCTTCTCGAAGTACCTGACCGAGGCGCTGCCGCTGCACGCCGACGACCTGGCCGAGTTCGGTGGCGACCGGACCACCTGCATCAAGGCGATGATCGAAAAGGTCGTCGAGCGGATGTACGCCGAGATCGACGACAACCGGTTCCTGGAGGTCACCTACGCCAACGGTGACAAGGAAGTCATGTACTTCAAGGACTTCAACTCCGGGGCGATGATCCAGAACGTCGTCGACCGCGCGAAGAAGAACGCGATCAAGTCGGTGTTGGAAACGGGCCAACCGGGTCTGCGCATACAGCATCTGCTGGACTCGATCGTCGACGAGTTCGCCGAGAACGAGGACCTGCCCAACACCACCAACCCCGATGACTGGGCGCGGATTTCGGGCAAGAAGGGCGAGCGGATCGTTTACATCCGCACGCTGGTCACCGGCAAGAGCTCGAGCGCATCGCGGGCCATCGACACCGAGTCGAACCTGGGTCAGTACTTGTAA
- the dop gene encoding pup deamidase/depupylase, with product MQRIIGTEVEYGISSPSDPTANPILTSTQAVLAYAAAAGIQRAKRTRWDYEVESPLRDARGFDLSRSAGPPPVVDADEVGAANMILTNGARLYVDHAHPEYSAPECTDPLDAVIWDKAGERVMEAAARHVASVPGAAKLQLYKNNVDGKGASYGSHENYLMSRQTPFSAIIAGLTPFLVSRQVVTGSGRVGIGPSGDEPGFQLSQRSDYIEVEVGLETTLKRGIINTRDEPHADADRYRRLHVIIGDANLAETSTYLKLGTTALVLDLIEEGPAHGIDLSDLALARPVHAVHAISRDPSLRAVVALADGRELTGLALQRVYLDRVAKLVDSRDPDPRASDVVETWAHVLDQLERDPMECAEILDWPAKLRLLEGFRQRENLSWSAPRLHLVDLQYSDVRLDKGLYNRLVARGSMKRLVSEHQVLEAVDSPPTDTRAYFRGECLRRFGADIAAASWDSVIFDLGGDSLVRIPTLEPLRGSKAHVGALLDSVDSAAELVEQLTS from the coding sequence ATGCAAAGGATTATCGGGACGGAGGTCGAATACGGCATTTCCTCGCCATCGGACCCGACGGCCAACCCGATCCTCACGTCGACGCAGGCGGTTTTGGCGTACGCGGCCGCGGCGGGCATCCAGCGCGCCAAGCGGACCCGTTGGGACTACGAGGTGGAATCCCCGCTGCGGGACGCCCGCGGCTTCGACCTGAGCCGCTCGGCCGGTCCGCCCCCGGTGGTCGACGCCGACGAGGTCGGCGCGGCCAACATGATCCTGACCAACGGGGCACGGCTCTATGTCGACCACGCGCACCCCGAATACTCCGCCCCCGAATGCACCGACCCGCTCGACGCCGTGATCTGGGACAAGGCCGGCGAACGGGTGATGGAGGCCGCCGCCCGGCACGTCGCCAGCGTGCCCGGGGCGGCGAAATTGCAGCTCTACAAGAACAACGTCGACGGCAAGGGCGCGTCCTACGGGTCGCACGAGAACTATCTGATGTCGCGGCAAACGCCGTTCTCGGCGATCATCGCCGGGCTGACCCCCTTTCTGGTCTCGCGCCAGGTGGTCACCGGGTCGGGACGCGTGGGTATCGGCCCCTCCGGTGACGAGCCCGGCTTTCAGCTGTCGCAGCGCTCGGACTACATCGAGGTCGAGGTCGGCCTGGAGACCACCCTCAAGCGCGGCATCATCAACACCCGTGACGAGCCGCACGCCGACGCCGATCGGTACCGGCGGCTGCACGTCATCATCGGCGACGCGAACCTCGCCGAGACGTCGACCTACCTGAAGCTGGGCACCACGGCGCTGGTGCTGGACCTGATCGAGGAAGGCCCGGCACACGGCATCGACCTGAGCGACCTGGCGCTGGCGCGGCCGGTGCATGCGGTCCACGCGATCAGCCGCGACCCGTCGCTGCGCGCCGTTGTGGCGCTGGCCGACGGCCGCGAGCTGACCGGTCTTGCGCTGCAACGGGTTTACCTCGACCGGGTGGCCAAGCTGGTCGACAGCCGCGATCCCGATCCGCGCGCCTCCGACGTCGTCGAAACGTGGGCGCACGTGCTCGACCAACTCGAGCGCGACCCGATGGAATGCGCCGAAATACTCGACTGGCCGGCCAAACTGCGCCTGCTCGAAGGGTTCCGGCAGCGCGAAAACCTGAGCTGGTCGGCGCCGCGCCTGCACCTGGTGGACCTGCAGTATTCCGACGTCCGGCTCGACAAGGGGCTGTACAACCGGCTCGTCGCGCGGGGCTCGATGAAGCGCCTGGTATCCGAACACCAGGTGCTCGAAGCGGTGGACAGCCCGCCGACCGACACCCGCGCCTACTTCCGCGGGGAATGCCTGCGCCGGTTCGGCGCCGACATCGCCGCGGCCAGTTGGGACTCCGTGATCTTCGACCTGGGCGGCGATTCCCTGGTCCGCATTCCGACGCTGGAGCCGCTGCGAGGCAGCAAAGCGCACGTGGGAGCGCTGTTGGACTCGGTGGATAGTGCCGCGGAACTGGTGGAACAACTCACCAGCTAG
- a CDS encoding ubiquitin-like protein Pup: MAQEQTKRGGGGDDEDDFAGSTAAGQERREKLAEETDDLLDEIDDVLEENAEDFVRAYVQKGGQ, translated from the coding sequence ATGGCTCAGGAGCAGACCAAGCGTGGCGGTGGTGGCGACGACGAGGACGACTTCGCCGGCAGCACGGCCGCGGGCCAGGAGCGCCGGGAGAAGCTGGCCGAGGAGACGGACGATTTGCTCGACGAGATTGATGACGTTCTCGAGGAGAACGCCGAGGACTTCGTGCGGGCATACGTCCAAAAGGGCGGCCAGTGA